In Marinomonas posidonica IVIA-Po-181, a single window of DNA contains:
- a CDS encoding LysR family transcriptional regulator yields MRNLNNLVTFIQVAKYESVTKAATRLHLTQQAVSHQMKKLEEELGILLFKRAHRKIYLTPEGRELFVTAGKYLSALEEEMIKVKQDSGSLFGSLSIGCTMELATLILAPVIVAFRQQHPQVKIELELQDDAMTVNNIVQGKTDLGMVVFSSDTQLLDIQPCRTEAFVTVANREFVEAHEEITDFKQIVDLDIIDYQMDCPSMKTWLGKNDKKLVKLLEVKTASMSANDDRLIKEFVMAGLGIANVPRILVEEELANGEVVEILPNAKSISAGIDLVTMKDRVLPAHVVAFIEHLKASV; encoded by the coding sequence ATGCGGAACTTAAATAATCTTGTGACCTTTATTCAGGTGGCTAAATATGAAAGTGTGACCAAGGCGGCCACTCGACTGCACCTAACGCAACAGGCGGTTTCTCATCAAATGAAGAAACTGGAAGAAGAGCTAGGAATTCTGTTATTTAAAAGAGCTCATCGGAAAATCTATCTCACACCAGAGGGAAGGGAGCTTTTCGTCACAGCAGGAAAGTACCTTTCAGCGCTCGAAGAAGAAATGATCAAGGTTAAGCAAGATTCAGGAAGCTTATTTGGTAGCTTGTCTATTGGCTGCACCATGGAATTGGCGACTTTAATATTGGCTCCGGTAATTGTGGCGTTTAGGCAACAGCACCCTCAAGTCAAGATTGAACTTGAGCTGCAAGATGACGCCATGACAGTGAATAACATAGTACAGGGTAAGACGGATTTGGGGATGGTGGTATTTTCCTCTGACACTCAATTATTGGACATTCAGCCATGTCGAACTGAGGCATTTGTGACGGTGGCGAATCGTGAATTTGTAGAAGCGCATGAAGAGATTACCGATTTTAAGCAGATTGTTGATCTCGATATCATAGATTATCAAATGGATTGTCCATCTATGAAAACGTGGTTAGGTAAAAACGACAAAAAATTGGTGAAGTTGTTGGAAGTGAAAACCGCTTCTATGTCTGCCAATGATGATCGACTGATAAAAGAATTTGTGATGGCGGGTCTTGGTATTGCTAATGTTCCAAGAATTTTAGTTGAAGAAGAACTGGCTAATGGAGAAGTCGTAGAAATTTTACCGAACGCCAAATCCATTTCAGCAGGAATCGATCTAGTTACCATGAAAGATCGAGTTCTGCCTGCTCACGTCGTGGCGTTTATCGAGCATTTGAAAGCATCTGTTTAG
- a CDS encoding DUF4260 family protein: MKGITGNLNWLLRLEGLTLLTLSTVAFAHYGIGWKVFALLFLIPDLALIGYLLSNKAGAILYNLTHALIGPACCLCLGLIISDSQFMAIGFIWSAHIGFDRSLGYGLKYSAGFRYTHLGTIGK, from the coding sequence ATGAAAGGCATCACAGGAAATCTGAATTGGCTTTTAAGGCTTGAAGGTCTCACTCTTCTTACCTTATCGACAGTGGCTTTTGCACACTATGGTATTGGTTGGAAGGTGTTCGCCCTACTCTTTTTAATACCCGACCTTGCCTTGATCGGCTATTTATTAAGCAATAAAGCAGGCGCCATTTTATACAATCTGACACACGCATTGATTGGCCCAGCTTGCTGTCTTTGTCTTGGCCTGATCATAAGTGACAGCCAATTTATGGCCATCGGATTCATCTGGTCAGCGCACATAGGGTTTGACCGAAGCTTAGGTTATGGCCTGAAATACAGTGCTGGCTTTCGCTATACTCACCTTGGAACAATAGGGAAATGA
- the parS gene encoding type II RES/Xre toxin-antitoxin system antitoxin, with translation MSVVKAFKPQRSKAYSFWEGLGIAESDALVGNSVREGFTTYAYDQILARTKLSRTKFQQFTHIPVSTIKRRLEKQERFSTQESDVMYRLALLMKLATDMFDDEDTALAWMEEATYGLGGKRPLDMIATTVEFEQVKDLIGRIEHGVFS, from the coding sequence ATGTCTGTTGTGAAAGCGTTTAAACCTCAAAGGTCAAAAGCCTATAGCTTTTGGGAAGGCTTGGGGATTGCTGAGTCTGATGCGTTGGTGGGCAACTCTGTTCGCGAGGGGTTTACGACTTACGCTTATGATCAGATTCTTGCGCGTACTAAGTTGTCTCGCACCAAGTTTCAACAGTTCACTCATATTCCCGTGAGTACCATTAAGCGTCGTTTAGAAAAGCAGGAACGTTTCAGCACTCAAGAAAGTGATGTCATGTATCGCTTAGCCTTGTTGATGAAATTGGCAACAGACATGTTTGACGATGAAGACACGGCGCTGGCGTGGATGGAAGAAGCAACCTATGGTTTAGGCGGTAAACGTCCATTAGATATGATCGCGACGACGGTGGAATTTGAACAAGTAAAAGATCTGATTGGTCGAATCGAACACGGTGTCTTTTCTTAA
- a CDS encoding ion transporter — MDMSRSGNWLALMKRVERSVWFQGFIISIIIVAALTVGAKTYSLPYGVEAAINYLDAFITVFFLVEISLRFIACDDKKRFFRDPWNIFDTVIVVGSLIPVSDTEMILVARLLRVFRVLRLVSIIPDLRFLINALLKAIPKMGYIALLMFIIFYIFAAVGSIFFHQVNEDLWGDIAISMLTLFRVATFEDWTDVMYETMTVYPFSWIFYIVFIFLTAFVFLNMMVGVVLDVMTRETVQEEHENQENHHQALVTQISELQAQVARLADKIDAQQDRKE; from the coding sequence ATGGATATGAGTCGTTCGGGTAACTGGCTAGCTTTGATGAAACGTGTTGAACGCAGTGTCTGGTTCCAGGGTTTTATCATCAGTATTATTATTGTTGCAGCACTCACGGTTGGAGCGAAAACTTATTCGTTACCTTATGGTGTGGAAGCGGCCATCAATTATTTAGATGCTTTTATCACGGTTTTCTTTCTCGTTGAGATCAGTTTGCGTTTTATTGCGTGTGACGATAAGAAACGTTTTTTCCGTGATCCTTGGAACATTTTTGATACTGTGATTGTGGTGGGGAGTTTGATTCCCGTATCCGATACCGAAATGATCTTAGTGGCGCGTTTGCTGCGTGTATTTCGTGTTTTGCGTTTGGTTTCCATCATTCCGGATTTGCGTTTTCTGATCAATGCGCTACTCAAAGCTATTCCAAAAATGGGTTACATCGCCTTATTGATGTTTATCATTTTCTATATCTTTGCTGCGGTGGGCTCCATCTTCTTTCATCAGGTCAATGAAGATCTATGGGGAGACATTGCCATTTCTATGCTGACCTTGTTCCGCGTCGCCACATTTGAAGATTGGACCGACGTCATGTATGAAACCATGACGGTCTATCCGTTTAGTTGGATCTTCTACATCGTCTTTATTTTCTTAACCGCATTTGTGTTCTTGAACATGATGGTGGGGGTGGTATTGGATGTGATGACGAGAGAAACCGTGCAAGAAGAGCATGAGAATCAGGAAAACCATCACCAGGCTTTGGTTACGCAGATTTCTGAGTTACAAGCTCAGGTCGCTCGCTTGGCGGATAAAATCGATGCGCAACAAGATCGAAAAGAGTAA
- a CDS encoding ATP-binding cassette domain-containing protein codes for MTVDYNQTPILQTKKLVKRYGSVTAIDHADFELYPGEILAVIGDNGAGKSSLIKALSGALTPDEGEILLDGKPVHFSSPMEARALGIETVYQNLAVSPALNIADNLFLGRELRKPGILGSVFRMLDKKEMEKRAREKMAELGLMTIQNISQAVESLSGGQRQGVAVARSALFGSKVVIMDEPTAALGVKESRRVLNLIKEVRDRGLPIILISHNMPHVFEVADRIHIHRLGKRTAVVTPESHSMADAVAIMTGAMEVDGTESAA; via the coding sequence ATGACAGTTGATTATAACCAAACGCCTATTTTACAAACTAAAAAACTGGTGAAGCGCTATGGCAGTGTCACCGCCATCGATCATGCTGACTTTGAGCTTTATCCTGGTGAAATTTTAGCCGTCATTGGTGACAACGGAGCGGGCAAATCGTCTTTGATTAAAGCCTTGTCTGGTGCTTTGACCCCAGATGAAGGGGAGATTTTACTGGATGGCAAACCGGTTCATTTTAGTTCACCTATGGAAGCCAGAGCCCTTGGCATTGAAACGGTTTATCAGAACTTGGCGGTGTCGCCTGCGTTGAACATTGCAGACAATTTGTTTCTTGGTCGTGAATTAAGAAAACCGGGTATTTTGGGGTCAGTCTTTCGTATGCTCGATAAGAAAGAAATGGAAAAACGCGCCCGTGAAAAAATGGCGGAGCTAGGCTTGATGACCATTCAAAACATCAGCCAAGCGGTAGAGTCATTATCGGGTGGTCAACGTCAAGGTGTGGCGGTGGCTCGTTCCGCGTTATTTGGTAGTAAGGTGGTGATTATGGATGAGCCCACCGCTGCACTGGGTGTGAAGGAATCACGACGCGTATTGAATTTAATCAAGGAAGTACGAGATCGTGGTTTACCTATTATCCTTATCAGCCATAACATGCCGCATGTGTTTGAGGTAGCAGATCGTATTCACATTCACCGTTTGGGGAAACGAACCGCGGTGGTGACACCTGAATCGCATTCTATGGCGGATGCTGTCGCGATTATGACCGGGGCGATGGAGGTTGATGGCACTGAGAGTGCCGCTTAA
- a CDS encoding AEC family transporter, with the protein MDSSALLTQIFNTVFPLTCIVLVAFLYARVRPTDMTVANRLNISVFAPALIFSVMASKEFHIAFYLDLMLAAMAVVLGSGLLVWPLCKWLKVSPKTLVPPMMFNNSGNLGIPLILLAFGESALPIAVVLFLTENLLHFTVGIYLLNPKSNPLNVLKMPMIIATILGLIWSFQGWELMPAMKVSVDMLGQIAIPLMLFALGVRMTSVDFSQWRLGVISGFLCPLSGLVVAFLWQATVGMSDEYFGYLLVFACLPPAVLNYMVAELYQQEPHKVASIVLISNLMSLAIVPCVLFYVL; encoded by the coding sequence ATGGACTCTTCAGCTTTACTGACGCAAATCTTTAATACGGTCTTTCCTCTTACTTGTATTGTCCTAGTTGCTTTTCTGTATGCACGTGTCCGTCCGACGGATATGACAGTGGCTAATCGTCTGAATATCAGTGTGTTTGCCCCAGCGTTAATCTTCTCCGTCATGGCTTCCAAAGAGTTCCATATTGCGTTTTATTTGGATTTGATGCTGGCCGCTATGGCGGTGGTATTAGGATCGGGTTTGTTGGTGTGGCCATTGTGTAAATGGTTAAAGGTGTCACCGAAAACCTTGGTGCCACCTATGATGTTCAATAACAGTGGTAACTTAGGAATTCCGCTGATTTTACTGGCTTTTGGTGAGTCGGCTTTGCCGATTGCCGTGGTGCTGTTTTTAACCGAAAACCTACTGCATTTCACGGTGGGGATTTATCTTCTGAATCCGAAGTCCAACCCACTGAATGTGTTGAAAATGCCGATGATTATCGCCACCATTTTAGGGCTGATTTGGAGCTTTCAAGGTTGGGAATTGATGCCTGCAATGAAGGTCTCAGTGGATATGCTGGGGCAAATTGCCATTCCATTGATGTTGTTCGCATTGGGTGTGCGCATGACCAGTGTGGACTTTAGTCAGTGGCGATTAGGGGTGATTAGTGGTTTTTTATGCCCGTTGAGTGGGCTGGTGGTGGCTTTTTTATGGCAAGCAACAGTGGGCATGTCGGATGAATATTTTGGTTATTTACTGGTCTTCGCGTGCTTGCCACCAGCCGTACTAAACTACATGGTGGCTGAGTTATATCAACAAGAGCCTCATAAAGTCGCGTCGATTGTGTTAATAAGCAATTTGATGAGTCTGGCCATCGTGCCATGTGTGTTGTTTTATGTGTTGTAA
- a CDS encoding O-acetylserine/cysteine exporter, with product MIRKDMFLALIIIVAWGFNFIVMRWGLDELTPMMLGGLRFLVIGMIGCFFFSRPNTPLFWCIGYALSLNFGQFAFLFSAMSFGMPAGLASLVLQSQAIFTLLFAILMLKETIRPYQVLAIGIAIGGLAVIGLDNEDTTMTALGFGLTLAAGSSWALGNIFTKVISRKGYDANLNLIVWSSWVPPVPFFLCAYFIDGGDVMWNNLIGLNFKSMASLAYLSLFATLAGYGLWSHLLSRYPAATVAPLTLGVPVVGLTSAEIFLSETVSMTQWVGILVVLLGLMLNTFGGRWLKNVSQRTI from the coding sequence ATGATTCGCAAAGATATGTTTTTAGCACTGATCATTATCGTCGCGTGGGGCTTTAATTTTATCGTTATGCGTTGGGGTTTAGATGAACTCACACCTATGATGTTAGGCGGATTACGCTTCCTCGTTATCGGCATGATTGGCTGCTTCTTTTTCTCTCGCCCTAATACCCCACTGTTTTGGTGTATTGGTTACGCTTTGTCGTTAAACTTCGGACAATTTGCCTTTTTATTCAGTGCCATGTCTTTTGGTATGCCCGCAGGGCTGGCCTCCTTGGTGCTGCAATCCCAAGCTATTTTTACGCTGCTATTCGCTATTCTGATGTTGAAAGAAACCATCCGGCCGTACCAAGTACTCGCAATTGGCATTGCCATTGGCGGTTTAGCTGTGATCGGATTAGACAATGAAGACACCACCATGACCGCACTTGGTTTTGGTTTGACCTTAGCGGCGGGATCAAGCTGGGCGTTGGGTAATATTTTCACCAAAGTCATCAGCCGAAAAGGCTACGATGCCAACCTAAACCTTATCGTTTGGTCTAGCTGGGTCCCGCCCGTACCCTTTTTTCTTTGTGCGTATTTCATTGATGGGGGCGATGTCATGTGGAATAACCTCATTGGATTGAATTTCAAATCCATGGCGTCACTGGCCTATTTATCCCTCTTTGCAACATTGGCAGGCTATGGTTTGTGGAGTCATTTACTGTCTCGCTATCCGGCGGCCACTGTCGCTCCGCTCACCCTGGGTGTACCTGTTGTTGGATTAACATCAGCGGAAATTTTTCTGTCTGAAACGGTCAGTATGACGCAATGGGTGGGGATTTTAGTCGTGCTACTTGGCTTGATGCTAAATACATTCGGTGGCCGCTGGCTAAAAAACGTGAGCCAGCGCACCATTTAG
- a CDS encoding methyl-accepting chemotaxis protein, translated as MSWNRLSIRSRMFTVLSLLLVVSFISSALLGTLSTINFELDKLKKETFPHYLTDLSTKISLEILPLVTVSKLMANDTLVERFLRNGEMDTQMPLVGEKMKSIKEMVGSDTVFYVFETNKGLEYIENNGEFSSMLLEKYPYKQFYPDFLATGKEYELNLQYATEMLYINYRSDAVNSKTNTPYAVAGLGIKASKLIAMVNKLHIGDDGRAMLVTESGVIQVKGDSSYTQEINKQHLTKWISNKSDITIDEIEIDGSLHYFGAMWIPALSRFIVIDVPRSQIMAPIYQQLRKDFIAAIVFIFITLGVLYFLIGTLTKPIIRIASDVRNVAQNLDLSYKIITPDQAEIGTLAGAINQLIATLKGSLTTVNQAVSTTDNAIGGLNQQADQLFQASENEKESVHRIFVLTKDITEQSAQVTSLAMQAGELSHQSNSELKQANQEVKNSLVFLEELEGDMAQSKLSLVELNDNIEKIMSVLDVITSISEQTNLLALNAAIEAARAGEHGRGFAVVSDEVRMLSQRTSQSTSEIQEIITQLRNASSQMTNQVDMACDKSADTLGSQKSVAEKVAALDAFLQQLFDMNEQVAERAGIQDTAVTEINTQLEMLADQSEHTGGLFDQSRTATESIGNEMAHLKEKISTFQGI; from the coding sequence ATGAGTTGGAACAGGTTGTCTATTAGAAGTCGTATGTTCACTGTTTTATCATTGTTGTTGGTCGTCTCTTTTATTTCCTCTGCTTTATTAGGAACCCTCTCTACTATTAATTTTGAGCTAGATAAACTCAAAAAAGAAACATTTCCCCATTATTTAACGGATTTATCTACAAAAATTAGCCTTGAAATATTGCCGTTAGTTACGGTTTCAAAACTGATGGCAAACGACACATTGGTAGAGCGTTTTCTTCGAAATGGTGAAATGGATACCCAGATGCCTTTGGTCGGGGAAAAGATGAAGTCGATCAAAGAAATGGTTGGCAGTGATACGGTCTTCTATGTCTTCGAAACAAATAAAGGCCTTGAATACATAGAGAATAATGGTGAATTTTCTTCCATGTTACTGGAAAAATATCCCTACAAACAGTTCTATCCTGATTTCTTAGCAACAGGAAAAGAATATGAGTTGAACTTACAATATGCAACAGAAATGCTTTATATCAACTATAGAAGTGATGCTGTTAATTCTAAAACAAATACGCCTTATGCGGTTGCTGGATTAGGGATTAAAGCTAGTAAGCTTATTGCTATGGTGAACAAGCTTCATATTGGTGATGATGGCCGTGCCATGCTCGTTACTGAGTCAGGCGTCATTCAAGTGAAGGGTGACTCTTCTTATACTCAGGAAATTAATAAACAACATTTAACTAAATGGATCTCAAATAAGAGTGACATTACGATTGATGAAATTGAAATAGATGGAAGCCTTCATTATTTCGGTGCTATGTGGATTCCTGCGTTGAGCCGATTTATTGTTATTGATGTACCTCGTAGTCAGATTATGGCTCCTATCTATCAGCAACTTAGAAAAGATTTCATTGCTGCTATTGTCTTTATTTTTATTACGCTTGGGGTTCTTTATTTTCTAATTGGTACATTAACCAAACCCATTATTAGAATTGCAAGTGATGTTCGAAATGTGGCTCAAAATTTGGATTTAAGCTATAAAATTATAACACCAGATCAGGCCGAAATAGGCACGTTGGCTGGCGCTATCAATCAATTAATCGCGACGTTAAAAGGATCTCTAACGACGGTCAATCAAGCTGTGTCCACAACAGATAATGCTATTGGTGGCTTAAACCAACAAGCAGACCAACTTTTTCAAGCGTCTGAAAATGAAAAAGAATCGGTTCATCGCATTTTTGTACTAACTAAAGACATTACTGAACAAAGTGCACAGGTGACGAGTTTAGCGATGCAAGCAGGTGAACTTTCTCATCAGAGTAACAGTGAACTAAAGCAAGCTAACCAAGAAGTGAAGAATAGCTTGGTATTTTTGGAAGAGCTAGAGGGCGATATGGCTCAAAGCAAATTGAGCCTGGTTGAACTCAATGACAATATTGAAAAAATCATGTCTGTGTTGGATGTGATTACGTCTATATCAGAGCAAACCAATTTATTGGCGCTTAATGCTGCAATTGAAGCGGCACGAGCAGGTGAGCATGGACGAGGTTTTGCAGTCGTTTCTGATGAAGTTCGTATGTTGTCTCAGAGAACGAGCCAGTCTACTTCTGAAATCCAAGAGATTATTACTCAATTGAGAAATGCATCCTCTCAAATGACGAACCAAGTCGATATGGCTTGTGATAAAAGTGCGGATACTCTAGGCAGTCAAAAATCGGTTGCTGAAAAAGTGGCGGCGTTAGATGCTTTTTTACAACAGTTGTTTGATATGAATGAACAAGTTGCCGAACGAGCGGGAATTCAAGATACCGCGGTTACAGAAATCAATACTCAGCTAGAAATGTTGGCAGACCAAAGTGAGCATACCGGTGGACTATTTGATCAAAGTCGCACGGCAACAGAGTCGATTGGTAATGAAATGGCGCATCTCAAAGAAAAAATAAGTACATTTCAAGGGATTTAA
- a CDS encoding RES family NAD+ phosphorylase, which translates to MKLFRLTQKKSSDDPFNPLGARRFGGRWNSKGTDALYFAESESLSTLEVFVHVSHHPDIMNQYNLYCIKLPDHLIARLEKEDLPSQWRAIPFSESTQVIGDEFFSR; encoded by the coding sequence ATGAAGCTGTTTCGACTTACTCAGAAGAAATCCTCAGATGATCCTTTCAACCCTTTAGGCGCACGTCGGTTTGGTGGCCGCTGGAACAGCAAAGGCACAGACGCTCTATATTTTGCTGAGTCTGAATCCTTGAGTACATTAGAAGTCTTTGTTCATGTCAGCCACCACCCCGACATTATGAATCAATACAACTTATACTGTATTAAATTGCCAGATCACTTGATCGCTCGATTAGAAAAGGAAGATTTACCCAGTCAATGGCGTGCCATTCCCTTTTCTGAAAGTACACAGGTCATTGGTGATGAGTTTTTCTCACGTTAG
- the xseA gene encoding exodeoxyribonuclease VII large subunit encodes MKNFTTTHSQETAFTVSQLNRQIQQLLEASLPWILVEGEISNLAKPGSGHWYFSLKDDRAQIRCAMFKSKNLAVRFRPKDGDLVRLRARVAFYGPRGDCQLSVESMESAGEGALQQAFERLKGQLQLEGLFDAKHKQTLPTRPERVAIITSPVGAAIRDMIIAFRRRFPLTELTILPSLVQGQDAATNLLRQLNRADASGHFDAIILGRGGGSLEDLWSFNDEALARAIFNAKTPIVSAVGHETDFTIADFVADVRAATPTAAAELLSPDKAHLIRQIEQHTKQLTSRLSQKLEQSHQQLDFLIKRIRHPKERIEQQQRQLSQLQKQLKQAMERTLTQQQVLTNNIHQRLLNQSPDRALAQHKARIDDLNTRLSLALRNSLTSKQTHFARLVDKLNLVSPLNTLSRGYAIASKDEQVIRSIKDVEKGDAINVRVEDGEVSCTVDTTKSIG; translated from the coding sequence ATGAAAAATTTTACAACAACCCATTCACAAGAAACCGCTTTTACCGTCTCACAACTGAACCGACAGATCCAACAACTTTTAGAAGCCAGTTTGCCATGGATTTTAGTCGAAGGCGAAATTTCCAATCTGGCGAAACCGGGGTCAGGTCATTGGTATTTTTCCCTAAAAGACGATCGTGCTCAGATTCGCTGCGCCATGTTCAAAAGCAAGAACCTTGCCGTGCGTTTCCGTCCTAAAGATGGTGATCTCGTCCGTTTACGCGCTCGCGTGGCTTTTTATGGCCCCAGAGGCGATTGCCAACTGAGCGTAGAAAGCATGGAATCGGCTGGCGAAGGTGCCCTACAACAAGCCTTCGAAAGGCTGAAAGGGCAACTGCAGTTAGAAGGCTTGTTCGACGCCAAACACAAACAAACCTTGCCGACCCGACCTGAACGTGTCGCCATCATCACCTCGCCAGTGGGGGCCGCCATCCGCGACATGATCATTGCCTTCCGTCGCCGCTTCCCTTTAACCGAACTGACTATTTTACCCTCGTTGGTACAAGGCCAAGACGCCGCAACCAATCTGCTGAGACAACTTAACCGGGCCGACGCCAGTGGACACTTTGATGCCATCATACTAGGTCGAGGCGGCGGCTCGCTGGAAGACTTGTGGAGCTTTAACGACGAAGCATTGGCCAGAGCCATTTTTAATGCCAAAACACCGATCGTGTCCGCCGTGGGTCACGAAACCGATTTTACCATCGCCGATTTTGTCGCCGATGTTCGTGCGGCCACACCGACAGCGGCCGCAGAATTACTGAGTCCAGATAAAGCGCATCTAATTCGCCAAATTGAGCAACACACAAAACAACTCACCTCGCGTTTGTCGCAAAAGCTGGAACAAAGCCACCAGCAATTAGATTTTTTGATTAAACGTATTCGCCATCCGAAAGAACGCATAGAGCAACAACAGCGCCAACTGTCACAATTGCAAAAACAGCTTAAGCAAGCGATGGAGAGAACGCTAACACAGCAGCAAGTACTCACTAACAACATTCATCAAAGACTGCTTAACCAAAGCCCAGACAGAGCATTAGCTCAACACAAAGCCAGAATTGACGACTTAAATACTCGTTTAAGCCTGGCCCTACGCAATAGCCTTACCAGTAAACAAACTCATTTTGCACGCTTAGTCGACAAGCTCAATCTAGTCAGCCCACTCAACACCTTGTCCCGTGGCTACGCCATCGCCAGTAAAGACGAGCAAGTGATTCGTTCCATTAAGGACGTGGAGAAAGGCGATGCGATAAACGTCCGAGTTGAGGATGGGGAAGTCAGCTGTACCGTCGACACGACAAAATCGATTGGTTAA
- a CDS encoding substrate-binding domain-containing protein has protein sequence MKTIIKLLHRGMVSLRTSWLVRRVLPSGMAVLLCSTLVLPISSQSSEPQPLRSIGISVADLGNPYFVKLVDAATSKAQALANGPVKMLIRSDAYDWQRQIEQLNDFIEQDVDLIVLTAADEYKVAPVVAKAQRAGIKVIAVDVNADGADATITTDNVQAGVVACERLAKKTGYKGNFVIINGVLVSSVIERVAGCKSTLNKYPNIHLLSDRMNGTGSVEGGMEAMTYLMEEYDHIDAVFTINDPTALGVLRAAKQAQRDEFLLASVDGAPFAEDLIKQPNNPWIATAVQRPVQMAEKAIEIGMDLLAGKDVPQRFILIPSVLFEKN, from the coding sequence ATGAAAACAATCATCAAACTTCTTCACCGTGGCATGGTCAGCCTGCGCACAAGTTGGTTGGTGCGTCGTGTGCTTCCGAGTGGCATGGCAGTATTGCTCTGTTCGACATTAGTATTACCGATTTCTTCCCAATCCTCCGAACCTCAGCCACTTAGATCCATTGGCATTAGTGTGGCCGATTTGGGTAATCCATATTTCGTTAAGCTAGTGGATGCCGCGACCAGTAAAGCCCAAGCATTGGCGAATGGTCCAGTTAAAATGCTGATCCGTTCCGATGCTTATGACTGGCAAAGGCAGATAGAACAATTAAATGATTTTATTGAACAAGATGTCGATTTAATTGTGTTGACCGCGGCTGATGAGTACAAGGTGGCACCAGTGGTGGCAAAGGCTCAGCGTGCTGGTATTAAAGTCATCGCGGTAGATGTGAATGCCGATGGTGCGGATGCGACGATCACGACAGACAATGTTCAAGCGGGTGTGGTAGCGTGCGAAAGGTTAGCGAAGAAAACCGGCTACAAAGGCAATTTTGTGATCATCAATGGCGTGCTGGTGTCATCGGTCATTGAGCGTGTTGCTGGTTGTAAATCGACGTTGAATAAATACCCCAATATCCACCTGCTCAGTGATCGCATGAATGGCACAGGCAGTGTTGAAGGCGGTATGGAAGCCATGACCTATTTGATGGAAGAGTATGATCATATCGATGCGGTATTTACCATTAATGACCCTACTGCTCTGGGTGTGCTTAGGGCTGCAAAGCAAGCTCAGCGAGATGAATTTCTGTTGGCCTCGGTCGATGGCGCTCCTTTTGCCGAAGACCTGATCAAACAACCGAACAACCCTTGGATTGCCACGGCGGTTCAACGTCCTGTGCAAATGGCCGAAAAAGCCATTGAAATTGGCATGGATCTGTTGGCGGGTAAAGACGTCCCACAACGGTTTATTTTGATTCCATCGGTACTGTTTGAGAAAAACTAG
- a CDS encoding helix-turn-helix domain-containing protein: MSNCEAKNRPSTLRVSDPLAHGQIKEERRTQIQKLRTFTEVEPRVNGCRYNTPWIIHETNADLLEKVKEGSFREDLYYRIKGVNIETQALAERLEDVLVLLQAFLSRLQMSQEKSLQLSSEALQWFRCQAWPGNVRELKNALESVASICPEGMITMDDIQLLYPIAEKVSQRAASALSKEGTLDEQVRDLEIRLIHQALKTCQDNRTQAAKRLGISRQGLIKKIERYALPP; the protein is encoded by the coding sequence CTGTCGAATTGTGAGGCGAAAAATAGGCCCTCCACTTTACGTGTTTCCGATCCGCTTGCACATGGACAGATAAAGGAAGAACGAAGGACACAGATACAAAAGCTGAGGACGTTTACTGAAGTCGAGCCGCGTGTTAATGGATGTCGCTACAACACTCCTTGGATCATTCATGAGACCAACGCAGACTTGCTGGAAAAAGTGAAAGAAGGGAGCTTTCGCGAAGATTTATATTACCGAATTAAGGGCGTTAATATTGAAACTCAGGCGTTGGCAGAACGTTTAGAAGATGTGCTTGTCTTATTACAAGCGTTCCTATCTCGGTTGCAAATGTCTCAAGAGAAATCATTGCAACTGAGTAGTGAGGCGTTGCAATGGTTTCGATGTCAGGCGTGGCCTGGCAACGTGCGTGAATTGAAAAACGCTCTAGAAAGCGTCGCTTCTATTTGCCCTGAAGGCATGATCACCATGGATGATATACAGCTCTTGTATCCCATAGCCGAGAAAGTCAGTCAAAGAGCTGCAAGCGCCTTGAGTAAAGAGGGAACTCTTGATGAACAAGTACGAGATCTGGAGATTCGGCTTATTCACCAAGCACTAAAGACTTGCCAAGATAACCGTACCCAAGCCGCAAAACGGCTGGGTATTTCACGGCAAGGTCTGATCAAAAAGATAGAAAGGTATGCACTACCACCATAG